The DNA sequence CAAACGAGCAAACATTACAAATGTGCTATTGTGAGAGGCTAAGAGCTTATCTTGGTTTTATCAAGATACCAATAAATACAACTATTGGCATCTAACATAGGGAATCAAAATCTTATCTTATCAGAGCCACCTAAAGCTCATGTTTTGGTAGTTTAACATGGATCATTACTCATATTTATGATTATTCTAGTATTGCTGATATCTCTACCTGTCCAACCTAGAAGTTGACACTTCATATTACATATATGGTGCATTACTTTTTAGTTGTTCCTTTTAAATTGCTTTTCTCTATAAGTTTCTTTCAGTTTGTCTAAGTTTAAGATTGATTAGCTGATGGAGTATGACATTCTAATTTGGAGTCCTTGCCATCAGTGGTTGAGATACCTTCTGATTCTACTCTGGCCAATGCAATTGAAATCCTATCCAAGCACAAGATAATGAGTGCACCAGTTCGAGATGTGGAAGCGCCAGAGAATGCGAGTTGGATTGATAGATACATTGGGATTGTAGAATTTGCTGGCATTGCTGTATGGATTCTGCATCAGGTTTGATGATGGGTTTAAACCAAATGCTCTTTAATATCGTAAATTTTTATATGTTGTGTATCAAAATATATAGTTCATAAACCATGCAATGGATAAACTTAAGTACAACGATTCAAGGACAAAATTCATCACAAAGAAGCTTGTTAACTAAGCAAATAAATATTAATCCTGGGAAATGTTAATCCCTTGAGCTGATATAGCTAATTTAGGTTTCAGTTGTAAACTTTGCATTATAGAATTTAGAAAAGGTGAAAAATAGTCATGGAACAGTTTATATATTGTATGAGAAAAACTTGATACAGTGAGTAAAGTTATAACAAGGCATGACATTTGTTGGTGAAAACTTTGACAAAATTTTGAACAAATACCAAACTATGAAAGACCCGCTCTCACCATTCTGTAATGCAGCATGCACATATTATGTTATTGTGTGATTTTActacacaagttcaaagttaTATAAACTGGATTTTGTATTAGAGAGAACAAAGACAAATAACCAATCAAAAGGAGACACAAATGGTAGCTTGATCAACCAAGGATCGCCGTCTCGGGTACCGGACCCGTTTTAGTGATCTATTGGACCAGTATGTATCGATTAGTACTAGTACACTAGAATGTACCGGTGTttcaaagagaaaggaaaagaggaaaaagagaaagggGCGGTGGAGGAattgaggaggaagaaggaaggaggaaggaagaaaagaGTAGGGGaagtggtggaggaggaagaaaaaggaagaagctgtgaagaagaatgaagaaggaagaagaagaggtgggaGCGTATTTGGTAAGAATAATGAATGTGGCGGCAACAACATTGGCAGCGGCATCACGAAGCAGCAGTAGTGGCAACGGTGTCGTGAAGCAGTGAAGCAACGACAGAGGCAGAAGAAGCATTGAACTCGAGAAGTCGTGTTCATGAGCCCTAATTTTGatgcttttattatttttttacttaacTGGATTGGACTGCCCGAAATGGTGGTGGTTCACGTATTGGCCCATGCCCAGACCAATGGAGACCACCCATCTCGTACTGTTTCGAATGGTACAGCAGTCCTTGATTCATCAACGACCGCaattttatttggtttaacatgATGGTCCATTATTTCAACAGGAACTTTGGACCTTTCAAACTTGATAGTAGTTACCCAGATCCCTTTTACCAAGTAGCATTCAACCAATATATGCTTAGAATTTAATTTGTGCctccaaaataaataaaatacataGGAAAATAGAGCAAAACCTTAGAGGTATATgcttaatcttatatgcatctaCAGTTCATGAAGAAAAACAACAAAAGCACCAGAAAATTCTGAAATTCTGAATAAGGAAACTTAACTATAGGTTACAGGCCGGTTTTGTTATGAGACATGCCCTTCCTAGAACCTTTGACACATTCAAATAGGATGAAACCATTGGTGAGGTGGCTTTATCTAGCCATGGTCATGTAAAGTGAGAAAGATGAGGACATGGAGGATAGCAGCATAGCTTTGCCATGGTTGATTGAGACCATGCCTCATGGACACTGCAGGAGGCACATATGCGGTTGTGAGCATAAAGGTGGAGGGAGATACTGAGACGAAGATGGTCAACACAGGCCATAACTGAAAGGGGATGTATGTGAAGGTCGACATGATGGAAATTTGGGGGAATCAGCACTGTTCATTGATTCAGAGGAGTGTTAGGGCACAGAGGCATGTGGCAATGGCCCTGCTGTAGTTTATACTGTTACGAATGTCATGAAAATGATCTGGATAGTGATGACTACTAAGTTGGAAGGAGATTTTGAAGTAGAGGCTAATGTCGTGGACATTGTGGGTGTAAGATGTAGACGGCAGTGGACATGAAAGTGGAGGGATACATGAAAGTGATCTTTGAATGTCTATTGAGGGTTGAGAAAGAAAGGAATAAATGAGAAGAAAGAAAGGCCTTGGAAAAGGCAAAAAACTAAAGAAATCATTGTATAACAATGATTACATTTTGATTTTTCTTACTTATATTTCATGATTGTTCTAAATATACCTTTTTAAATCAAGTAAGAGCAGGACTTGCACATACCAAAGGGATGTGAGATAGTTCCCAAAGCGAAATGTCAAACTAATCAAGTGATGTGCAGATTTTTACCAAACTAAGAGATTGAGGCGATACATTAATAATGTAGAATCATGGAagtaaggattgaaattttgtaccgtaccagagtttcaaGATTcgcatggtatatatatatatatggatatatatgtatatatatataagtaaaaaaaaaaaggcgaCTGCCTCGTCGCCCTTTTTGGCACGTGTGGGGAAGAaaccgaggtttcttctccccacgcgaacAGAAAAACGAGGTGATGTCACCTTAGCGAtgccgtatatatatatatatatatatatatatatgtatatgtatatgtatgtatatgtatatgtatgtatatgtatatgtatgtatatgtatatgtatgtatatacagggtttgccgtaccgagccgtaccgcccggtacgggcgttacgtaccggtctgacaggttttcggtacgcggaccgatggTTACCGGTCCGAGGTACTGTAGCagttactgtagcactgctacagtactacagtactcggtacactcaggtgtaccgctcggtgcacctgggtgtaccgctcggtataccgtaccgtaccggtaccgagcccaggtcgaaataccggtacggtacggtattgcgaaccttgtatatatgtatgtatatgtatgtatatatatgtatgtatatgcatgtatatatatgtatgtatatgcatgtatatatatgtatatatatgtatgtatatatatgtatatatatatacatatatatatataagtaaaaaaattcaTTTTATGCGACGTCGATGATGCCTCTTTTTTGCCCAtgacgtcgcctttatatatatatatatatatatatatatatacaagtaaaGAAAAACGTTTTTGCCAAGGCGACGTCTCCTCTTTTCTTCCCGTGATGTCACCAAGGtgatgtcgcctctcttctccctacGATGCTGAGGATTCTTCTCCCCATGCCAAGAGAAGTCATCAACATACGAGGAGGGAGAGCGGCGCCGATCTCCAAGTTCTTCCCtttcccttctccctcttttttcttCTCCCTCAGTACCGCCCGATTTAGGATGGTAATGGGGTGGAAACAACCCCAATCAGTGGTACCACCCGGTAGTGGGCGATCCGTGTATTGGTCTGCTGGCAGATCGGTACTTACCGCTCGGTACAGgcagtattattcaaaattaaaatctttgCATGGAAGCACTATATATATGGGAGCTTGATACGAAGGAAGAAAGTAAAGGAAAGAAGAActagggagaaaaagaaagaaagtggaAACAACAACAAATTCACCTGTTTTTGATATAAAATCTTTTATTTGTGAAAAGTTTCTTCTAGTCAAATCAGACCTAGTGTGATGTCACATGGACATGCACATAACTAAAACATTTTATGTAGTTCTTGATATGACTATTGAGTGATCGATTAGTTTGGCATAGCTCCGTAAATTGCCAGAAGTACTACAAAGTGTTGCATCATATGGAAAAACTGCCTATATCCAACTAATGTATTTAGAGCATGCAAACACAGATAACTTCATCTATGACCATATGTTTCAATATGAACTTaatatgaagcatttcattcattaTTTTGGTTTCTGCCAGTACGATTTATAGATAACACACAATAAATTATACTTTTGGTAGCTTATATGAAACACAAACCAATGATCCATCCCAATTAATTTAAGTTAAAGATTCATGCATCTCCCATTATGGAGTTTCTGAATGCTCTTGAACTAGGATGAAGAGCATTTATCATCTAACAGTATATTTCATGTCTTAACATATTAAAATAGGTTGATATTGAAGGATCAAGAATTTAAGAAAATTTGTAAGTCACAAATATGACCATATTCTTTATGTCATCGGGGAACTTCAAGGTTAATTCCTAGAACTTTAGTTTTGAATAGAAAGAAATTTTCTCAAAGATtactaaaatttgaaaataagcTGAAACAAAAGGAATTAATAGTAATTTAACTGTGGTAATATCtactaaatttttaattaaatcaaTTGGAGAATCAACTCTAGAAAGAGTAATTTGACATGAACTAAAAATGAGTATGGATTTAAGTAATAATGTTGAGCATTTTCATACTTAATTGGAAATATATGCTTGCACTTACCTTGAAATTTTGGTTGAGATTCAAgacaataaaatattaaatgaacTTCACGCTTTGATCCACTCGTTGATTCTAACAAGCTAAAAACTTACATGTACATCTGTTGCAGTCAGAAGTTGTAGCAAGTGGGATGAAGGCAAGTCCTGCTGCAACAAGAGATGCCAATAAATTAGCAGCAAAGCTAGGCACAGTTGTTACATTGGAAAGAACAATGTCAGGACTAGACAGCTCAGCAATTCCTGTGGAAGCTAATGGTGAGATCAAAGACAAAGTTCATTCCACAGGATCAGGAGCTACTGAAGCAACAATTGCaggaaatatatttgaagtattCACTTCTTCAGACTTGTACAAAATTACAAAGGTTCCTCTCTTTTTGAAGTTATTTCAGAAATAATGAAATATACTGAAACTATCTTTAAACTAATTTTGGTTTCCTGTACAATAATGACTTTTATAGGTTTCTGATATCTCGGGTTCATTCCGTTGGGCACCCTTTCTTGCCTTGCAGAAGTCTGATTCCTTTTTAACCATGTTATTGCTTCTGTCCAAGTACAAAATGAAGAGTCTTCCAGTAGTTGACCTCGGTGAAgagaagattgataatattataactcAATCTGCTATAATTCACATGCTTGCGGAATGTGTTGGGCTTCATTGGTTTGAAAATTGGGGAACTAAGAAACTCTTTGAGCTGGGACTTCCTATTATGATGCCTAGGAAGCTAATAAAGGTACATATGCTGCAATATCTTAAATTTGCTCAATTTCAGTACTTTATGCAATCGATTTTTTGACCATGTACACCTAATATAGATAATGTATCTAATGCTACCTGGCTAACAATAATTAGTTAAATTTTGAGATATTAAAGTACTACAAAATTAATCATTTATACCAAAAGTACCCTTGCATTAAAATTGAAGGAAATTCATGTATAAGCATAAACTGATTAATATCAAGTTGCATATGTGGTTGAATGCATGTAGAATTATATGTCATTCTATATCGACCTGAGAGATAATGTGACTATTATTACTATTGTTCAATTCAAATATGTATGTGTTAGAAGTTGATGGAAGAGCAGAACTTTAATAATATCTTCCTGCCATCTCATGCAGGTGAGGGAGGATGAACCAGTTCTAAATGCCTTCCAACTAATGAGAAACAAAGGAGTTGGCGGACTTCCAGTAGTTGATGGAAGTGGGAGAAAGGCAATAGGAACTATAAGCATAAGAGATATCCACTATCTCTTAACTCAACCTGCACTATGTGACAAGTACAGGTTTGTGTGTGCAAAAATTTCTAGTTGTCTTGATAGGTTTAATTTACAATGCAAAAATTTCCCATCATCTTGATAAATATTACTTTACACGACCTGAAACTATTGCTTATGAATATTGAAATGTCGTTTTTTCTATTTTACAAGATTTCTCTTGGGCctacaattaaaataaaaagcaGGCCAATGTTCATGGGAGATGACCACTGACTTTTGTATACCAGAATAACAAATTCATGAGTTAAATAAAAAATTGTGATACATAATTTAGGAGAACTGTGTCAATATGTACTGCATTAATACATAATATGCATCATTTTCTTAAAAATCAACTTCTCACATTTTAGGTAGATACAGATTGCCATGAAATATTCATAGCTTCCTTATTTCCACGAGTTATATTAGTACAACCTTTTGAAGTGCGAATTGAACTGATCTAACATATTTAACATTATGTTAGCAAGATATAAATTTGTTATATGTCCTTACAAAAATTGCTTTTAACTTTTCTTAAAGGTCCATCACTACCaaggacttcatcatcaaaataaaggCTTATGTGGAAGAGCAGCAAGTGGTTTCATCAACGATGAACAATGTCGTAACTTGTAAAAGGGATGACACAGTTAAAGACATTATTCTGAGTCTCGACATGGAGAAGATACAAAGGATCTATGTCGTGGACCAAGATGAGAATTTGGAGGGTGTGATCACACTTAGAGATATAATCTCTAGATTGGTTCATGAGCCACATGGCTACTTTGGAGATTTCTTCGATGGGGTTGTTCCACTACCTCAGGGTAGCAGAGTTTAGTTGCTAACAGTCTGGAAGATTGTTCACTGGTGTTAGCTTCAACTTCAGTttcatgttttttgtttttttttggttttggtGTTGACCAATCAATTCTCTTGAATAATTGTGTAGGTTCACTATTTTGAAAAATGATGCTTACCATCAGCTTTGGATGGTTGCAGCAGATGTAATATCAGTTTTGAAAAGAATAAATAGATCATTAGCAAAAAGTCCAATGAGTGATtgccatttttattattttaatttattgatcATGAAAAGAAGTAAAGTTACTCATGAATCTCATTTCAAGTTTCTTAATCATATTATCCGTATAATTTGCACAGATAATATCATTAAATTCATGCTTAATCAGATAATATCATTAAATTCATGCTTAATCAGATaatatctttttttgttttttcgatCCACGGTTTCAGTTTTATTATGCATCAAATAATGATTTTCGAAATTTATAAAAGAAATGAATTTAGAATTGCAAGATTACCCAACATAACCTTTCCTCCACATAGGGTTGTTAAGAAAATATGTCTTTTGTGTCCTTTTGAAAATATTTcaaaatctttaaaatataagTACAAGTAAAATCCAAATAATTGATTGGTTCTGAATAGTTTAAACATTGGGCCTTTAATCGTGCTTTCAGATTCATCTGATTTTATTTTAAACACATTTAATATCAATCATGGAATAATCACTAGTTCTTGAAAAATTATCACAAATATTAATTAATTCTATAAATATTAAGTTTTATTTTTGCaccaaaattatttaaatttaattagcCAAGTGTTTCCTCGATTCCAAACTGAATTGGGAAttaatcgatcattggaaaatCGTATTAACCGAATGATCGATTAAAATCGAATTAGTCATAGTCCTTGTATTTTGGGAATCGtaactcctcgatttgatcgtttgAGTCTAATGATCGATTTTCTGCCTTTTGACGATCGGTTAATAATAGCTAGTTTTGCTACGAACATTGTATTCGGAGAACCTTCGCAATACGATACGTCGTAGTATATTTCAGTTTAAGCAGTGAAATAATAAATCATGGTTTGGTGAGACCTAATGAATGAATGTTTCTGAAGATGTCATCTGAAGAAGCAGTTGAATGCAGAAACTTCTGTCATCATATACATAATTATGTTCataaagtcaatattttttttttgcaaaactcCTGTCCTTTATCTGTAACTATTGAGGGGTTtgttcttatattttttttatatattttacacaatatatataatttaatatgtatttattttcatatttcaaatatatatttatcaaaGCTGCAATTCAAATATATACCGAGCTCAAACCGAAGCCATGAATGCAAACATGGTTAGCATATTATCCAAAGATCATGTTAGGCTCCAAAACCTGACCTCAATAGCACAGATTTCCATCAAATCAATCTCCCTTCTCCGCTATCAAAGTTTCCGATCGCAAGCCAAGCCAAATTTACCGCCACCGCAAAAGACTTACTCGACCGTCTACCCAATTTCTGTCAAGAAAACGTAGAAATTAGTGGCATACACGACTGCATTCTGAGGCCACGCACGAATCTCTTTCTTGAAATCTAAAGCCAAGAGGTTAGACGGCGAGTCCTACTCCAGTCGGTGGTGATCGATTTGTGTGAGAAATTTGACTGGGTAGTTGATGAATCTGATTTCGTTGATGACTTAGTCTGATGGTCATACGATCGAGTTCTAACACTCGAAAAGTGATTTCACTGatctacatatatcgtgagttgtTATCGATTTATGTGCAAAATTTGAGTGGGTAGATGATGAATATAGTTTTGTCGATGATTTAGTCCGATGGTCATCTGATCGAGTTCTAACGCTCGAGAAGTGGTTTAAGTGATCTCGGGATATCGTGAATGGTGATCGATTTGTGTGTGAAATTTTAGTGGGTAGATGATGAATCTGGTTTTGTCGATGACTTAGTCTGATGGTCATCTGATCGAGTTCTAACACTCGAAAAGTGATTTCGCTGATCTACGGATATCGTGAGTAGTGATTGATTTGTGTGAAATTTGTATGAGTAGATGATGAATCTGGTTTTGTTAATGACTTATTCCGATGATTATCTGATCGAGTTTAACACTCGAGAAGTGGTTTCACTGATCTCGGGATATCATGAGTGGTGATCAATTTGTTGCGAAATTTGATTGGGTAGATGATGAATCTGGTTTTTTCGATGACCTAGTTCGATGGACATCTGATCGAGTTCTAACACTCGAGAAGTGGTTTTGTTGATCTCTAAATATCGTGAGTGGTGATCGATTTGTGTGCAAAATTTGATTGGGTAGATGATGAATCTGGCTTTGTCGATGACTTAGTCCGATGGTCATCTGATCGAGTTCAAACACTCGAGAAGTGGTTTCACTGATCTCGGGATATCGTGAGTGGTGATCGATTTGTTTGTAAAATTTGATTATAGGTAGATGATGAATCTGGTTTTGTCGATGACTTAGTCCGATGGTGGTCTGATCGAGTTCTAACACTTGAGAAGTGGTTTCACTGATCTCGGGATATCATGAGTGGTGATCGATTTTGTGTGAAATTTGAGTGGGTGGATGATGACTTTGGTTTTGTTGATGACTTAGTTTGATGGTCGTCTGATCGAGTTCTAACACTCGAGAAGTGGTTGCACTTAGGGATATTGTGAGTTGTGATCAATTTGTGTGCGAAATTTTAGTGGGTAGATGATGAATCTAGTTTTGTCGATGACTTAGTCTGATGGTCATCTGATCGAGTTCTAACACTCGAGAAGTGGTTTCGTTGATATTTGAATATCGTGAGTGGTGATCGATTTTTGTGCGGAATTTGATTGGGTAGATGATGAATCTGGTATTATCGATGACTTAGTCCGATGGTGGTCTGATCAAGTTCTAACACTTGAGAAGTGGCTTCACTGATCTCAGGATATCATGAGTGGTGATCGATTTTGTGCAAAATTTGAGTGGGTAGATGATGACTTTGGTTTTGTTGATGACTTAGTTTGATGGTCGTCTGAACGAGTTCTAACACTCGAGATGTGGTTTCGCTAATCTCGAGATATCATGAGTGGTGATCGATTTGTGTGTGAAATTTGATTGGGTAGATGATGAATCTGGCCTTGTCGATGACTTAGTCCGATGGTCGTCTGATCGAGTTCTAACGCTCAAGAAGTGGTTTCACTGATCT is a window from the Musa acuminata AAA Group cultivar baxijiao chromosome BXJ2-1, Cavendish_Baxijiao_AAA, whole genome shotgun sequence genome containing:
- the LOC103973246 gene encoding SNF1-related protein kinase regulatory subunit gamma-1-like, yielding MDSPPGSAKSSPEAELGHRLEDLWDIQEPQLSPTEKLNSCFESILVAAFPPAPSSEVVEIPSDSTLANAIEILSKHKIMSAPVRDVEAPENASWIDRYIGIVEFAGIAVWILHQSEVVASGMKASPAATRDANKLAAKLGTVVTLERTMSGLDSSAIPVEANGEIKDKVHSTGSGATEATIAGNIFEVFTSSDLYKITKVSDISGSFRWAPFLALQKSDSFLTMLLLLSKYKMKSLPVVDLGEEKIDNIITQSAIIHMLAECVGLHWFENWGTKKLFELGLPIMMPRKLIKVREDEPVLNAFQLMRNKGVGGLPVVDGSGRKAIGTISIRDIHYLLTQPALCDKYRSITTKDFIIKIKAYVEEQQVVSSTMNNVVTCKRDDTVKDIILSLDMEKIQRIYVVDQDENLEGVITLRDIISRLVHEPHGYFGDFFDGVVPLPQGSRV